From a single Ignavibacteriota bacterium genomic region:
- a CDS encoding class I SAM-dependent methyltransferase, whose translation MSETMIELQADEQRERVRAFFDGHRDWQGDYYSKGGAYFSHLLCRRKELIVKAIAGLPRPARATALDIGCGSGVYTEELLRLGYATTGMDLSEEMIASCKRRFAGLPNIAPAVHLQVGDVEHLPFEDASFNLVLCVGVLGYLIDDEQAVRELVRVTKPGGHVVVNVTNAFSLSDLDTRARAAVRALVSPPRGTAAIPPALPYAIRSAWMERTRHYANKSYRLGRFEKFLALHGLTRRSSFTFGFEFRLLRRFHLLPVALLDALELAMERVFMAVALPYLSRSGWGYVGVFTRPPA comes from the coding sequence ATGTCTGAGACGATGATCGAACTGCAGGCTGATGAACAACGCGAGCGGGTGCGGGCGTTCTTCGATGGACACCGGGATTGGCAGGGCGACTACTACAGCAAGGGGGGAGCGTACTTCTCACACCTGCTCTGCCGGAGGAAGGAACTGATCGTGAAGGCCATCGCGGGACTGCCCCGACCGGCGCGTGCCACGGCGCTCGACATCGGGTGCGGATCGGGAGTGTATACCGAGGAACTCCTCCGGCTCGGGTATGCGACCACCGGCATGGACCTCTCCGAGGAGATGATCGCGTCGTGCAAGCGCCGCTTCGCCGGTCTCCCGAACATTGCACCCGCGGTCCATCTGCAGGTCGGAGATGTCGAGCATCTCCCCTTCGAGGATGCCAGCTTTAACCTCGTCCTCTGCGTCGGCGTGCTCGGCTACCTGATCGACGACGAACAGGCGGTCCGGGAGTTGGTCCGGGTCACCAAACCGGGAGGCCACGTGGTGGTCAATGTCACGAATGCGTTCAGCCTCTCGGACCTGGACACGCGCGCCCGGGCCGCCGTACGCGCTCTGGTGTCGCCGCCGCGGGGAACCGCCGCCATCCCTCCTGCTCTTCCGTACGCGATCCGGTCTGCATGGATGGAACGCACCCGGCATTATGCCAACAAATCCTATCGGCTCGGACGCTTCGAGAAGTTCCTTGCGTTGCATGGGCTCACACGCCGGTCCTCGTTCACATTCGGGTTCGAGTTCCGGCTGCTCCGGCGCTTTCATCTCCTCCCCGTGGCCCTGCTGGACGCGTTGGAGTTGGCCATGGAGCGGGTGTTCATGGCGGTTGCACTCCCCTACCTTTCCCGCTCGGGATGGGGGTATGTCGGGGTGTTCACGCGCCCGCCCGCCTAG
- a CDS encoding DNA polymerase, producing MLLSGHNPEPRIIAVDHTEDGAMRLTFRTGTRLATRDEAFYPFFHLADATLIEGFPQKHWVRRMAGDHRFAYLCVFEGWSVMWDAIRYLVDRFNRRVPTGIEGFTELDGLHVTTDPVTQFLLQSGRTLFKEMAFEDLHRLQLDIETYTVPGGTFSRATRPGDRIILIALMDNRGWEHVIDGRRADEPAMLKELIKIIRQRDPDVLEGHNILGFDLPYILRRCALHTIAPAFGRDGRAVRMPEGRGGNADATLEFAAADIAGRHVIDTLDLVRAYDSTKRTMESHGLKYAARYFGVSSPDRVMVDGDRIAQTWDEDPDTLVRYALDDVHETARLSALLSPPSFHLTKMVPCSYGTVTRLGSALRIEHMLVREYLRQKHSLPQPVPGTQTGGGYTDIFYSGVLGPIVHADVESLYPSLMIARGIAPASDTLGIFTTMLRGLTTERLELKQQMRDAGDDGERARLDARQSSMKILINSFYGYLAYNRALFNDYRAADAVTGGGQEILRQIMQTLRDRSCKVIEVDTDGVFFVPPPDVNDEGSERTLVGVLAGTLPQGISLVMDGRYRRMLSYRKKNYALLGYDHRLLVRGSSLISRSMERFARSYIRQCIEHILDNDIDGLHRLYVGVAAAIASRALDIADFARSEVLHDPVEQYAQEVERGDRNKSAVYEVALATGRRYRVGDRVAYYIAGSDPGVRIADACKAAEEWDPHFPDENTGFYLRRLGELSTRFEDFFRPADFQRIFSNDDLFPFSADGIIIQTRSTGEEAQAPDDPSPSPGIWLDDDAI from the coding sequence ATGCTCCTGTCAGGCCATAACCCCGAACCCCGCATCATCGCGGTGGACCACACCGAGGACGGGGCCATGCGTCTCACGTTCCGCACCGGAACACGCCTGGCCACCCGGGACGAGGCATTCTACCCCTTCTTTCATCTGGCGGATGCCACGCTCATCGAAGGGTTCCCCCAGAAGCACTGGGTGCGGCGCATGGCGGGTGACCACCGCTTCGCCTATCTCTGCGTGTTCGAGGGATGGTCCGTGATGTGGGACGCGATACGCTATCTCGTCGACCGTTTCAACCGGCGCGTCCCAACGGGTATCGAGGGGTTCACCGAACTTGACGGACTGCACGTGACCACCGACCCGGTGACACAATTCCTCCTCCAATCCGGCCGGACGCTGTTCAAGGAGATGGCGTTCGAAGACCTGCATCGCCTGCAGTTGGACATCGAGACGTATACCGTCCCCGGCGGGACTTTCAGCCGTGCGACGCGCCCCGGGGACCGCATCATTCTTATCGCCCTGATGGATAACCGCGGGTGGGAGCATGTCATCGATGGCAGGCGCGCGGACGAGCCGGCGATGCTGAAGGAGCTGATCAAGATCATTCGCCAGCGCGACCCCGATGTCCTGGAAGGCCACAACATCCTCGGCTTCGACCTTCCGTACATCCTGAGGCGTTGCGCGTTGCACACCATCGCCCCGGCCTTCGGCAGGGACGGGCGCGCGGTCCGCATGCCCGAAGGGCGCGGCGGCAATGCCGACGCCACGCTGGAGTTCGCCGCCGCCGATATCGCCGGACGGCATGTGATCGATACGCTCGACCTCGTGCGGGCATACGACTCCACCAAGCGCACCATGGAAAGCCATGGATTGAAGTATGCCGCACGGTACTTCGGGGTGTCCTCGCCGGACCGGGTGATGGTGGACGGCGACCGCATCGCACAGACGTGGGATGAGGACCCCGACACGCTCGTGCGGTACGCGCTGGATGATGTACACGAGACAGCACGCCTCAGCGCACTGCTCTCGCCGCCGTCATTCCACCTCACGAAGATGGTCCCGTGTTCCTACGGGACCGTCACGCGGTTAGGCTCCGCGTTGCGCATCGAGCACATGCTGGTACGCGAGTATCTGCGGCAGAAGCACTCGCTCCCGCAACCCGTGCCGGGGACGCAGACGGGAGGCGGATACACGGACATCTTCTACAGCGGTGTGCTCGGGCCGATCGTTCACGCGGATGTGGAATCCCTGTACCCATCCCTCATGATCGCCCGCGGGATCGCACCGGCAAGCGACACGCTCGGGATATTCACGACGATGCTGCGGGGACTGACGACGGAGCGGCTGGAGCTCAAGCAACAGATGCGTGACGCCGGAGATGACGGGGAACGGGCACGCCTCGACGCGCGTCAGTCCTCGATGAAGATCCTGATCAATTCGTTCTATGGCTATCTCGCCTACAACCGTGCGCTGTTCAACGACTACCGCGCGGCGGATGCCGTGACCGGAGGCGGCCAGGAGATCCTCCGGCAGATCATGCAAACGCTGCGCGACCGCTCCTGCAAGGTCATCGAGGTCGACACCGATGGCGTCTTCTTCGTCCCGCCTCCTGATGTGAACGATGAAGGTTCCGAGCGGACACTCGTCGGAGTACTCGCGGGCACACTCCCGCAGGGGATCTCCCTCGTGATGGACGGGAGATACCGCCGGATGTTGAGCTACCGGAAGAAGAACTACGCACTTCTCGGCTATGACCACAGGCTTCTGGTGCGGGGGTCGTCGCTGATCTCGCGCAGCATGGAGCGGTTTGCACGGAGTTACATCCGTCAGTGCATCGAGCATATTCTGGACAACGACATCGATGGGCTCCATCGGCTGTACGTCGGCGTCGCGGCCGCCATCGCCTCACGCGCCCTGGATATCGCCGACTTCGCGCGCTCGGAGGTCCTGCATGATCCGGTGGAGCAGTACGCACAGGAGGTGGAACGCGGTGACCGGAACAAAAGCGCGGTGTATGAGGTGGCGCTGGCAACGGGACGCAGGTACCGGGTGGGCGACCGGGTGGCGTACTATATCGCTGGTTCGGATCCCGGGGTGCGGATCGCGGATGCGTGCAAGGCGGCGGAAGAATGGGACCCTCATTTCCCTGACGAAAACACCGGTTTTTATCTCCGCCGGCTCGGTGAGCTCTCCACCCGCTTCGAGGACTTTTTCCGGCCCGCCGATTTCCAGAGGATCTTCAGCAATGATGACCTCTTCCCCTTCTCCGCGGACGGTATCATCATTCAGACCCGGTCGACCGGGGAGGAGGCGCAGGCGCCGGACGATCCGTCCCCTTCACCGGGGATCTGGTTGGACGACGACGCCATTTGA
- a CDS encoding nodulation protein NfeD encodes MRHLPIAVFLACVLTVTASAGEIHVIQLDATINPATAEYIRTSMANATDEGAVCLIIELNTPGGLLKSTREIVSELLTARIPVVVYVAPAGAQAASAGAFIVLASSCAAMAPGTNIGAAHPVNMQGGEQDSIMSAKATNDAAAFIRSISEKRHRNVRWAEEAVRQSTALSETEALRDTVIEIIAPTLDDLLRQLDGRTVSVDSGAVILHTTGAAVVRRDMGWKFSLLNMLSDPNFGYIFFMLGLYGLIFELYNPGSVLPGVVGAISIILAFYSMHTLPVNYAGLGLILVGIILFILELKITSYGMLTIAGAVSLFLGSVMLIDTPSGFEIIHISWFVIIPFVLFSVLFFAFALGKGVAAQLRPPTTGIEGLVGETGIALQDLAPDGQVRVHGEIWSATASDPPIRTGAGLIVESVNGLHLTVRSHSAHV; translated from the coding sequence ATGCGCCACCTTCCCATAGCAGTCTTCCTCGCTTGTGTCCTGACCGTGACCGCGTCCGCGGGGGAGATCCATGTCATCCAGCTCGATGCCACGATCAACCCTGCCACCGCCGAGTACATCCGCACGAGTATGGCGAACGCAACAGACGAGGGGGCGGTCTGCCTCATCATCGAACTCAACACCCCGGGCGGACTCCTCAAATCGACGCGGGAGATCGTGAGCGAGCTTCTCACGGCACGGATCCCCGTCGTGGTGTACGTCGCTCCCGCCGGCGCCCAGGCCGCATCCGCGGGAGCATTCATCGTCCTTGCCTCATCGTGCGCGGCCATGGCCCCGGGCACCAACATCGGCGCAGCGCACCCGGTGAACATGCAGGGCGGCGAACAGGATTCCATCATGAGTGCCAAGGCGACCAACGATGCCGCGGCGTTCATCCGTTCCATCAGCGAGAAGCGGCATCGGAACGTCCGCTGGGCAGAAGAAGCCGTTCGCCAGAGCACCGCACTCTCGGAGACCGAAGCGCTCCGCGATACCGTCATCGAGATCATCGCACCCACGCTGGATGATCTCCTCCGGCAGCTCGACGGCCGCACGGTGAGCGTGGACAGCGGCGCCGTCATCCTCCACACCACCGGGGCCGCCGTGGTGCGCCGGGATATGGGGTGGAAGTTCTCACTGCTCAACATGCTGAGCGATCCGAACTTCGGGTACATCTTCTTCATGCTCGGACTGTACGGTCTCATCTTCGAGCTGTATAATCCGGGATCGGTCCTCCCGGGCGTGGTCGGGGCGATCTCGATCATCCTGGCCTTCTATTCCATGCATACGCTTCCCGTGAACTATGCCGGGCTCGGGCTGATCCTCGTCGGGATCATCCTCTTCATCCTCGAACTGAAGATCACCAGCTACGGGATGCTGACCATTGCGGGGGCGGTATCACTCTTCCTGGGATCCGTCATGCTCATCGATACACCATCGGGATTCGAGATCATCCACATTTCGTGGTTCGTCATCATTCCGTTCGTCCTCTTTTCCGTCCTGTTCTTCGCCTTCGCGTTGGGCAAAGGCGTGGCTGCCCAGCTCCGCCCGCCCACCACCGGCATCGAAGGCCTTGTCGGCGAGACCGGCATCGCATTGCAGGACCTCGCACCCGATGGGCAGGTGCGGGTCCACGGCGAGATCTGGTCGGCCACGGCATCCGATCCGCCCATACGGACCGGCGCCGGGCTCATCGTCGAAAGCGTCAACGGGCTGCACCTTACTGTGCGTTCGCACAGTGCACACGTCTAA
- a CDS encoding ATP-grasp domain-containing protein: MNNTAPVPALVCGEIGLVRSLGEAGIPVYVGSYYNDNIAWYSRYCAKRVQFSHSLSRDFVDRLIALGKVEGRKMAFFSDDDRAVLTFSRHREELAPYYLFNFPDHALVDAILDKRKFAALAEREGLPVPRSFMPADEAGAAAIAARMSYPCILKPSHKDDWWNPRFAEVVGEYRKAILVESEDELMVMYRKVVQIHPDVVVQEYVDGDDLDLYSVNMYLNAAGECLASFIGHKLRVYPIHAGVGSLVETVKDEEIQNAAASAVRKLGLRGHVNIQFKRDRRNRALKIMEMHTRNSLWAYLATGGGLNITAVAYGDLTGAPFQHRNGLQYGFKWIDLNKDVKALLDYRRTGEWTVGRWLSSYKGDKVFHVHSLRDPLPFLMDTWFLAKRSFMHHNTRGSAPHV; encoded by the coding sequence ATGAACAACACAGCTCCCGTCCCCGCCCTCGTCTGTGGAGAAATTGGCCTTGTCCGCAGCCTCGGAGAAGCCGGTATTCCGGTCTATGTCGGTTCGTACTACAACGATAACATCGCCTGGTATTCGCGATACTGTGCGAAACGCGTCCAGTTCTCCCACTCCCTGTCGCGCGATTTCGTGGACCGCCTCATCGCTCTCGGTAAGGTGGAAGGAAGGAAGATGGCATTCTTCAGCGATGATGACCGCGCGGTGCTGACGTTCTCCAGGCACCGCGAAGAGCTGGCGCCGTACTATCTCTTCAATTTCCCCGACCATGCACTGGTGGATGCGATCCTGGACAAGCGGAAGTTCGCCGCTCTTGCAGAACGGGAAGGTCTTCCCGTGCCCCGGTCCTTCATGCCGGCAGATGAAGCCGGGGCCGCGGCGATCGCTGCCCGGATGTCCTACCCCTGCATCCTGAAACCCTCCCACAAGGACGACTGGTGGAATCCGCGCTTCGCGGAGGTGGTGGGAGAATACCGGAAGGCGATCCTGGTCGAAAGCGAGGATGAGCTGATGGTCATGTACCGCAAGGTCGTGCAGATCCATCCCGACGTCGTCGTGCAGGAGTATGTGGATGGGGATGACCTCGACCTCTACAGCGTGAACATGTATCTGAATGCCGCCGGCGAGTGTCTCGCATCCTTCATCGGACATAAACTGCGGGTCTATCCGATCCACGCGGGTGTCGGATCGCTCGTGGAAACGGTCAAGGACGAAGAGATCCAGAACGCGGCCGCGAGTGCGGTACGGAAGCTCGGACTGCGGGGGCATGTGAACATTCAGTTCAAGCGCGACCGGCGCAACCGTGCATTGAAGATCATGGAGATGCACACACGCAACAGCCTCTGGGCATATCTGGCCACGGGCGGAGGGCTGAACATCACGGCCGTGGCGTACGGCGACCTTACCGGCGCACCGTTCCAGCACCGGAATGGTTTGCAGTATGGGTTCAAATGGATCGACCTGAACAAGGACGTCAAGGCCCTCCTCGACTATCGAAGAACAGGCGAATGGACGGTGGGCCGATGGCTTTCATCCTACAAGGGTGACAAGGTCTTCCACGTGCATTCCCTGCGCGATCCGCTCCCCTTCCTCATGGACACCTGGTTCCTGGCGAAGCGGTCGTTCATGCACCACAATACACGAGGATCCGCCCCCCATGTCTGA
- a CDS encoding VCBS repeat-containing protein has translation MILRNVLRAGMLLFIGGILHQSALGQSAVVNPGFESGTAPWAFYSDGAASFAADGAGAGSAHAAHIAITVQGSNVQLYQAGISLEAKVQYTLSFKAYSNTGHDLSVVVAKHTTPFTNYGLRGQRFDLTTSWNTYSVQFTASGFSGTVTDARLRFWLANDDVSGDVYYIDDVALNKTVTGAVAPGITTQPLSQAVTVGQTATFAVVAGGTLPLSYQWQKGAVNISGATATTYTTPVTVIGDNGSTYRCVVTNNVSSATSNAATLTVNAAPPPPSSSLVSDDFRGPVLNTSLWSFVNPVGDGAVSLTGTGTQNARLSISVPAGISHDLWVGSNNSPRLLQSFNNSDFEVETRFEAPMTAQYQMQGIMAQQDNSTFVRFDFVRDASNTRFFCASFSAGTPTVRKDTIIVPGNPLYLRVKRQGNAWTGSFSYNGTVWITAASFSYALTVNTVGPFAGNHGVPASASPAWTALIDYFFNTGSPITPEDGSGTPVAPSIATHPASQTVTVGQTATFTVVAAGTTPFTYQWQKGAANISGATAATYTTPVTVVGDNGSTYRCVVTNSVSSATSNAATLTVQTTPITLSFAHQIIDSAPPRDPHDKGIGDIDGDGFNDVLAASSTNFTEGLFWYKYPSWTKYNIHTGSFSTSMAVADIDGDGDPDAIIAKGDWYGYTVWVYVNPRPSGNPEVGATWQEVYVGDAQTHDIEVGDINNDGKADIVIRGGNTTLFVQNTLTSWTKAVLNTRPFEGTSLADIDVDGDLDIAINGYWLENPLPGGNPATAAWTEHLVSSSWLDKIRVHAADLNGDGRQDLLYVPSEYDGGKLAWYESTTPRTGPWTEHTMATGVGYVHTLKTADMDRDGRLDVVTAEMHQSSDPDEVLVYRNTGGGLTWDKVVVATTGSHNAQLGDIGNDGDIDIVGANWDMSAPGGTPIEYWENLGRGTTPVKSLDQWTYIHGDNTRGASIFGSGTFGLGFADLNGDGYQDIASGHYFYRNPGSTMTSTPWPRITLPGNPQTGRALDAFLLFDAEGTGVMNDIIAEDLPSVTWLRANDAQGTSWTARVVAQVPVTVHGNGRTVISAHIVATNTKPDILLSGGDGIYLMQIPSDPAGGSWPIMRITTTTGGEQKAIGTGDLDGDGDLDIAVAAGESQLQVDWWSNPADGTNSWIRHGIGTAVASVKMIQVADVNGDGRRDVIVTEDASPASVYWFEAPVDALGGVWVRHTVAAGLEELDSMSGVDMNNDGMPDIVVGEIFGAKRLIIYENVNNGASWTMHVVDSGKESHNGARVVDLNNDGNPDVVSIAYFAYADLHVWRNDAGLALKVGTNNAMMSRSTVDEDPAVKIPTSYGLRQNYPNPFNPTTTIGFDLPEASFVRLAVFNTLGEQVVVLQEGERPAGYHEVRFDARALSSGVYFYRITAGAFSAIRKLLLVR, from the coding sequence ATGATTCTGAGAAACGTGCTGCGGGCAGGGATGCTCTTGTTCATCGGAGGCATCCTTCACCAGTCCGCTTTGGGGCAGTCGGCGGTCGTGAACCCGGGATTTGAGTCAGGGACGGCGCCCTGGGCTTTCTACAGCGACGGAGCGGCTTCCTTCGCCGCTGATGGTGCCGGGGCAGGGAGTGCGCATGCTGCGCACATCGCCATCACCGTGCAGGGTTCGAATGTGCAGCTCTATCAGGCCGGCATCTCGCTGGAAGCCAAAGTTCAATATACCCTTTCGTTCAAGGCCTATTCGAACACCGGGCACGACCTGTCCGTCGTTGTCGCGAAGCACACAACCCCATTCACGAACTATGGGCTCCGCGGCCAACGGTTCGACCTCACAACCTCCTGGAATACGTACTCCGTCCAGTTCACCGCATCCGGCTTTTCAGGCACAGTGACCGATGCCCGATTGCGATTCTGGCTCGCAAACGATGACGTCAGCGGCGACGTCTATTATATTGACGACGTGGCGCTGAACAAGACCGTGACAGGTGCTGTGGCACCCGGGATAACGACGCAGCCCCTCAGCCAGGCGGTGACGGTGGGACAGACGGCGACGTTTGCCGTCGTTGCGGGCGGGACGCTGCCTCTCTCGTATCAGTGGCAGAAAGGTGCCGTGAATATCAGCGGTGCAACGGCGACAACGTATACGACTCCGGTGACGGTGATCGGGGACAATGGGAGCACCTACCGGTGCGTGGTCACCAACAATGTCTCCTCTGCCACCAGCAATGCGGCAACGCTGACGGTCAATGCCGCTCCGCCTCCGCCGTCATCAAGCCTCGTCTCGGACGATTTCCGTGGCCCGGTGCTGAATACCTCTCTGTGGTCCTTTGTGAATCCGGTGGGTGACGGCGCCGTGTCCCTGACCGGGACTGGTACGCAGAATGCGAGACTTTCGATCAGCGTTCCGGCGGGTATCTCCCACGACCTGTGGGTCGGCTCCAACAACTCTCCGCGCCTCCTCCAGAGCTTCAACAACTCTGATTTCGAGGTTGAGACCCGTTTTGAGGCCCCGATGACCGCTCAGTATCAGATGCAGGGGATCATGGCGCAGCAGGACAACAGCACATTCGTGCGTTTTGATTTTGTCCGCGACGCATCGAACACCCGCTTCTTCTGTGCCAGTTTCAGCGCAGGCACGCCGACGGTCCGCAAGGACACGATCATCGTGCCGGGCAATCCGCTCTACCTCCGCGTGAAGCGGCAGGGAAACGCGTGGACGGGTTCCTTTTCCTACAACGGAACTGTCTGGATCACGGCAGCATCGTTCAGCTATGCACTCACGGTGAACACGGTGGGTCCCTTTGCGGGCAATCATGGCGTCCCGGCCTCAGCGTCACCGGCCTGGACAGCACTGATCGACTACTTCTTCAATACGGGATCTCCGATCACGCCGGAAGACGGCAGCGGGACCCCTGTCGCGCCGTCGATCGCAACGCACCCTGCAAGCCAAACGGTGACGGTGGGACAGACGGCCACATTCACTGTGGTTGCGGCAGGCACAACGCCGTTCACGTATCAGTGGCAGAAGGGTGCCGCGAACATCAGCGGCGCCACGGCGGCAACATACACGACCCCGGTGACGGTGGTCGGAGACAACGGAAGCACCTACCGGTGCGTGGTCACCAACAGCGTCTCTTCCGCGACAAGCAACGCGGCGACGCTCACGGTGCAAACGACGCCTATCACGCTCTCCTTTGCGCATCAGATCATTGACAGCGCTCCGCCCCGGGATCCACACGACAAGGGGATCGGTGACATCGATGGCGATGGCTTCAATGATGTGCTCGCCGCAAGTTCCACCAACTTCACCGAAGGGCTGTTCTGGTACAAGTATCCATCGTGGACGAAGTACAACATCCACACCGGTTCGTTCTCCACGTCCATGGCGGTAGCGGATATCGATGGCGACGGTGATCCGGATGCGATCATCGCCAAGGGGGATTGGTACGGCTACACGGTGTGGGTGTATGTCAATCCAAGGCCTTCGGGAAATCCCGAAGTCGGGGCAACATGGCAGGAAGTGTATGTCGGCGACGCGCAAACGCATGACATCGAGGTGGGAGATATCAACAACGACGGCAAGGCGGATATCGTTATCAGGGGTGGGAATACGACGTTGTTCGTCCAGAACACCCTCACGTCCTGGACCAAGGCAGTTCTGAATACCCGCCCCTTCGAAGGGACATCGCTTGCCGATATCGACGTGGATGGAGATCTGGATATTGCCATCAACGGCTACTGGCTCGAGAATCCGCTGCCGGGGGGAAATCCCGCAACTGCAGCATGGACAGAGCATCTTGTGAGTTCCAGCTGGCTCGACAAGATCCGGGTGCATGCCGCCGACCTGAATGGCGATGGACGGCAGGACCTGCTGTATGTCCCCTCTGAATATGATGGCGGAAAGCTCGCGTGGTATGAATCGACGACACCGCGCACGGGCCCATGGACGGAACACACCATGGCAACGGGTGTGGGGTATGTGCACACGTTGAAGACCGCCGACATGGACCGTGACGGGAGGCTGGATGTTGTGACCGCTGAAATGCATCAGTCCTCCGATCCGGACGAAGTGCTGGTGTACCGGAACACCGGTGGCGGTCTCACGTGGGACAAGGTCGTGGTGGCGACCACGGGCTCGCACAATGCGCAACTCGGGGACATCGGGAACGACGGCGATATCGACATTGTGGGAGCGAACTGGGACATGTCCGCGCCGGGTGGAACACCGATCGAATACTGGGAGAATCTTGGTCGTGGGACCACGCCCGTGAAGTCGCTCGATCAATGGACATACATCCACGGTGATAATACCCGGGGTGCCTCCATTTTCGGGAGCGGCACGTTTGGTCTCGGGTTTGCCGACCTCAATGGCGACGGGTATCAGGACATCGCCTCGGGGCACTACTTTTACAGGAATCCCGGATCAACAATGACCTCGACCCCGTGGCCACGGATCACCTTGCCGGGCAACCCACAAACCGGACGGGCACTTGACGCGTTCCTCCTGTTCGATGCGGAAGGAACGGGGGTGATGAACGACATCATCGCGGAGGATCTTCCCTCGGTGACGTGGTTGAGAGCCAACGATGCACAGGGAACCAGCTGGACGGCCAGGGTGGTCGCCCAGGTACCGGTGACCGTGCATGGTAACGGACGCACCGTGATCTCGGCGCACATCGTCGCAACGAATACGAAGCCGGATATCCTTCTGTCGGGTGGCGACGGCATTTACCTGATGCAGATCCCCTCTGATCCTGCCGGTGGCAGCTGGCCCATCATGCGCATCACGACGACGACGGGTGGCGAGCAGAAAGCCATCGGCACCGGAGACCTCGATGGTGATGGTGACCTCGATATCGCGGTTGCTGCGGGGGAATCGCAGCTGCAGGTTGACTGGTGGAGTAATCCCGCCGATGGCACGAACTCCTGGATCCGACATGGTATCGGCACGGCTGTTGCCTCGGTCAAGATGATCCAGGTAGCGGACGTGAATGGCGACGGGAGACGTGATGTTATCGTGACCGAAGATGCCAGTCCGGCGAGTGTGTACTGGTTCGAAGCGCCGGTGGATGCGCTCGGTGGCGTGTGGGTGAGGCACACCGTGGCGGCAGGCCTGGAAGAGCTCGACAGCATGTCCGGCGTCGACATGAATAACGACGGCATGCCGGACATCGTTGTCGGAGAGATCTTCGGAGCGAAGCGGCTGATCATTTACGAGAATGTGAACAATGGGGCATCATGGACGATGCACGTCGTGGACAGCGGCAAGGAGAGCCATAATGGTGCACGGGTCGTTGATCTCAACAATGATGGCAATCCCGACGTGGTGAGTATCGCGTACTTCGCGTATGCCGACCTGCATGTATGGCGGAACGATGCGGGGCTCGCGTTGAAGGTAGGGACGAACAACGCAATGATGTCCAGGAGCACCGTTGATGAGGACCCGGCAGTGAAGATCCCCACGTCCTACGGCCTGCGCCAGAATTATCCTAATCCATTCAATCCGACCACGACGATCGGCTTCGACCTTCCGGAGGCTTCATTTGTGAGGCTCGCAGTCTTCAATACGCTGGGCGAACAGGTCGTGGTGCTCCAGGAGGGAGAGAGGCCGGCGGGGTATCACGAGGTCCGGTTTGACGCACGCGCATTGTCGAGTGGCGTGTACTTCTACAGGATCACGGCTGGCGCGTTCTCGGCCATTCGGAAGCTCCTGCTCGTCCGCTGA
- a CDS encoding cold-shock protein: protein MEKGTVKWFNNAKGYGFITRENGEDLFVHFKSIIGDGYKTLKQGEGVQFEVEQGQKGLQAVNVTKTSA, encoded by the coding sequence ATGGAAAAGGGTACCGTGAAGTGGTTCAACAACGCCAAGGGGTATGGCTTCATCACGCGTGAGAACGGCGAGGATCTTTTCGTCCATTTCAAATCCATCATCGGGGATGGGTACAAGACCCTGAAGCAGGGAGAGGGCGTGCAGTTCGAGGTGGAGCAGGGACAAAAAGGTCTGCAGGCTGTGAACGTGACCAAGACTTCAGCCTGA
- a CDS encoding slipin family protein, with amino-acid sequence MQEFGVMVIVLVFFLAIIIGNSIRILREYERGVIFRLGRLIAMKGPGLIFLIPIVDKIVKVSLRTVVLDVPPQDVITKDNVSIKVNAVVYFRVVQPDKAIVEVENFLFATSQLSQTTLRSILGQSELDELLSERDKINAELQKMIDHQTEPWGIKVSNVEVKHIDLPVEMQRAMARQAEAERERRAKVIHAEGEFQAAQRLSDAAVVIEDHPMALQLRYLQTLTEVASEKNSTTIFPIPIDLIAPFMKAFTDKTTKKK; translated from the coding sequence ATGCAAGAATTTGGCGTCATGGTCATCGTCCTCGTCTTCTTCCTCGCGATCATCATCGGGAACTCCATACGCATCCTCCGTGAATACGAGCGGGGCGTGATCTTCCGCCTCGGCCGCCTGATCGCGATGAAAGGCCCGGGGCTCATTTTCCTCATACCGATCGTCGACAAGATCGTGAAGGTCAGCTTGCGCACCGTGGTGCTAGATGTCCCCCCGCAGGACGTCATCACCAAGGACAACGTGTCCATCAAGGTCAACGCCGTCGTGTATTTCCGCGTGGTCCAGCCGGACAAGGCCATCGTCGAGGTGGAGAACTTCCTCTTTGCCACGTCGCAGCTCTCGCAGACAACCCTCCGGAGCATCCTGGGGCAGTCGGAACTCGACGAGCTCCTCTCCGAGCGTGACAAGATCAACGCCGAGCTCCAGAAGATGATCGACCATCAGACCGAGCCGTGGGGCATCAAGGTCTCCAACGTCGAGGTCAAGCATATCGACCTGCCCGTGGAGATGCAGCGTGCGATGGCCCGCCAGGCCGAAGCCGAGCGCGAACGCCGCGCAAAGGTCATCCATGCGGAAGGGGAATTCCAGGCCGCGCAGCGACTGTCGGATGCCGCGGTGGTCATCGAGGACCACCCGATGGCCCTTCAGCTCCGCTATCTGCAGACGTTGACAGAAGTGGCATCCGAAAAGAACTCCACCACGATCTTCCCGATCCCGATCGATCTGATCGCGCCGTTCATGAAGGCGTTCACCGATAAGACCACAAAGAAGAAATGA